The nucleotide window TCGGCGGCATCCTCATAGAGCCGCGTTGGAAGGGCCCGGAGCTCGACTTTTGCGTGTGTGGCGTCGGGATGAACGTCAATAACCCGCCCATGGAACTGGAAGCGGGTCGCGAAAGTTCGAATCTGGCCGGGGCCACTACGCCCGACGAGTTGCTCGGGGCGCTCCTTGACGCCCTCGCCACCCGGCTATCGGAAAACGCGGCGGCCTTGAAAGCGGATTATGAGGTGACGTGCGAGACTTTCGGCAAGGATGTCGAGGTGCCGAGAACGTATGGAGGCGGCAGGGGCCGGGCCGTGGGCGTCGACATCGACGGGAGGCTGATCGTCGATACCGGCGGGAGGCGTGTCGTCCTTTCATCGCTCGATTGAGGATGTTCCTCCAAGCTTCAAGGACGCGTGGTCCGTGCCCCTGTCTTTCAATGTTCCCAAGTTCAGGATGCTTCCGGTCCCGTGGCGATGCGGTGGCATGAGCGCCGAGTGGACCGGGTCTTTACAAGGAGGCGGTCATGGTTCCTCGATGCCGCTACGCAGTTGTGAGATGGCGGCCGGGTCCGGGGCCTCCAAGGCGCTGGGCCCCTTCAGTTCGTGGAAGTACCTGTCGAGCGCCTCGGTGATGGTGTCGCTGATCTGTTTTCCCGTCAGCACCTTCATGGAGTGCAGTTTGATGTGGTAATTGATAGGGATCTTCACCTTCACTTCCTTCAATCGCGCCAGGTCCTCGTCATTCGGTTCCATGAAGTTGCTCCCCCATGTATCTAATCATTTCAACAATTTCGTTGAAATGTTCTTGATTACAGAATGTTACCTCGTTTGCTTAAAGCTACGCCTTTCGGGCTTTGTGGCAGTGCATCTTCTGCGGAAAGATTTCGCGACAGTGTATGAAACCGGGGTGCACATTTATCAATGGGCGGCGTTAGCGTCTCCACATCGTATGAAACGGCGCAATGGGATGAACGGCGCGCATCAAGCCGCGGACGCGATACGCCACGTCGGCGACTTCGCACGCCTTGATATCGACCGGGAAAACCGCACGGGGATACCCGAGGTGGTCGTGGCAGAAGGAAAGACCGCGACCCAATTGGAGGCGATCGTGGGCGCCTACGCCGACGCGAGACCGCGCGTGATCGTGAGCAGGATCGACCGGGCAGAGGCCCGGCGCTTGCGCATCCCGAAAGGGCGGTCCAAAGAATACAACGAGGCGGGGAGGATACTCGTCATCGCGAAGAAAGGGAGCCGCACACCGCTCCAGCGAGGGATCGTGGCCATCGTCGCTGCGGGAACGACCGACGTGGGTGTCGCCGAGGAGGCCCGGGTCGTCGCAGAGGAGATGGGGGTGCGCGTCGAGACCCATTACGACGTAGGGGTCGCGGGGCTCACGCGCCTTCTTGCTATCGTGGATAAACTCAAGAGAGCGGACGTCATCATCGCGGTCGCCGGTCGGGAAGCGGCCTTGGCGCCCGTGGTGTCGGGCTTGGTGGACAAGCCCGTCATCGGATTACCGGTGTCAAGCGGTTACGGGTTCGGCGGCAAGGGAGAGGCGGCCCTCAAGGCGATGCTCCAATCCTGCTCGCCCATCACCGTCACCAACATCGACGCTGGATTCGTTGCCGGCGCGTGCGCCGCGCAGATCGCCCGAAACGTCTGGAAGGCGGCCGGCAAGGGAGACCAGGGCATCCGCAGACGGGCACCCCTGCGGAAAAACGGTCATGAGGGAAAGTAGTGGACGACGAAACCGACGCTGAACTCAAGGAGAAGAAGACGCAACGCGCCGACGCGGAAAAAAGGCTCGAAAAACTCTACGAGCGCCGCGACGACCTCAATAGTGAGGCGCGCACGGCCCGCGAGGAGCGCGACGTCGCCAACGCCGAGCGCACCCGCATCATCGATGCGGTGAAGAAACTCCAGGCGGAACGGGACGCGTTCAACGCCGAGATGAAGATCCACAAGGAGAAGCGCAACGAGTACCAGGACGCAGCGCGCGCCCTCATCGACACGAAGAGGGGCAAACGCGAATCCGGCCCGCGAGGACAACGCGGCCGCGCCGTGGAACTCGATGCGGAGATAAAGACGCTCGAATTCAAGCTTGAGACGGGCGTCATGAAGACGTCCGAAGAGAACGACATCATCGACGAGATAAAGGAGCGGCGAAAGGAGCTCGACGAGGCCAAGAAACTCGCGACCGTCGAGGTCGATCTCCTCACTGAGGTGAAAGACCTGGATACGAGGATAGACGGGCTTCGAAAACTCGCCGACGACGAGCACGCGGAGGTCGTGAGGCTGTCAGACTTGGCCCAAGAGGTCCACGCCAAGATCCAGCCCATGAGGACCGAGCTAGACCATCTCAGGGGCCGCTCCGACGAGAAGCACAAACAATACCTTGAGCTGAAGGCCAGGGCGGACGAGTTCCATCAAAAGGCGGTGGCGCTACGCGGCGAGGTCCTGTCGATCCGCGACGAGGAGCGGAAGATCTGGCAAGAGCACAAGGAACTCGTCGACAGCCACGGGAAGAAAGTGAGGGACGCCTTCGCCGACGAGGCTGCAAAGGACAAGGAAGCGGACGAGGCCTTGCAGGCGCTTCTAAAGAGCAAGAAAGTAAGGCTCTAGACAGGGTCCAACGCCCCAGCGCGTGTCTTGGGCAAGGCCCATGAAGCGGGTTTTCCCGCAAGCAGGCCCGGGCATCGCGTTTTGCAACGGGGCGCCGGTCCATTCGCCCCGGCCGGGCTCCATGCACTTAACCACAGGCTGTCGGGGAGAATTGCCCCAAAGGCCTTGTTTCCCAATTCCCCAGGTAAGAATCAACCGCCTCGTTTCTGGTTACTTTTACCCTTAAACACCTGAGGTACTTCCCCTCCTTTGGCCTTAGAAATAGGTTGGAGTACTTCTTACGAAACGGCGCTCGGCGCCACGGACGCGACTGGTCACTGGTTGCGGGACGGAAAAGGATCCGCCCGGCTTGCCTGATCGGGGCATCGCGCCTCGGGAGACCGAAACAGAAAAAGAGGCTGCAAAAGACATGAACGTGAAAATCAGGGACATAGAGAGGCTGATGGCAGAAGGCTACGACGTCGAGGACGTATCGAGCGATGAGGAAAGCATCTACGTGACGCTCAACGGGAACACCGACGGCTTTCCGGTAAGGCGCGTGGTAGAACTCGACCACGACGACGCCGCGGAGATCCTCTTCGGAGGCTCATGGAAGCGGGACCCGGCGTTGCTCGCAGCGCCGCTCCTTTAGCGATCAGACGTGGCCGGCACGGACGGCGCGGGCAAGTGGACCCCCGCGCCCTCGTTTTTTCTATCCTTCTTCGGTGGCCCAGCCTTTGCCAAGGGAAACGACCACGCAGCAGGGCTTCGCCCCGGGCTTTGAACGATGGCGTCATCGCGACGGCATGATCCGGCGCACGACCGATCTCCTTCACGCCAGAAGCAGTTTCCCGTAGAACCAGAAACTCGATAACTCTGCCTTCGTCCCGCGCGACCCTTTTGCGGCTTCGACGCAAAAAATGTCGACGGAAAACTCACGCAAGGAGGAGTTTCACGTAGAACCAGAAACTCGAGAACTCCGCCTTCTTCTCGCGGTCGGCGAGCATCTCGCTGATGATCTCGCGCACCTTCGGTCGCGTCGCAGCTCGCCGCAAGACGAAGTTGAGAAGCCAGGTCCTGCGGCCGATCTTTTGCAGCCTGTAGCTCGCCTGGAGCTCGTGGTCCAAGGTCTTCCAGACGTTGGCCTCGTACGATTGGAGGCGTTTTTCAGAGAAGTCTTTCTCTTTCGAAGCGCTGGCGATGGTCTCGGCGGCGAGATGTCCGGAGACGAGCGCGTTCCCGATCCCCTCGCCGCTGAACGGGTCGATGAGTTGCGCCGCGTCGCCCACGAGCACCCAACCGTTGCCGGCGAGTTTTCGGTGCTCGCTTCCGCACGGGAGCTTCCAACCCTTGAAAGAGCCCGGCACCTCCTTGGCGTTCTTGAAACGCTCCTTGAACATCGGGTGCTCGCGGATGATCTTGTAAGTCTCGTCCTTCAGGTTGACCTTGTGGCCGTTCCTGGCCTTCTTGAGATCGGTCTGGATCATGCCGGAGCCCACGTTCGCCATGCCGTTCTCGAGGGGGAATATCCAGAAATACCCGGGTAGAAGCGAATCGACGAAATGGATCTCGATGTTCTCCGTGACGTCGGTGACGCCTTCGTAGTAGATGCGAAGCGCCCCGATCCAGTGGTCGTCGTGCTCCGTGAAGGCACCCACCTTCTTCGCGACGACCGAAAGCGCCCCATCCGCCCCGACGACCACGTTCGCCGTGAACCGCTTCTCGACGCCGTTGTGCTTGCCAACGACGCCCGTCACCTTGCCGTCCTGCCAAGTGAGGTCGGTGGTCTCAAAGTTCTCGTACGTCGTGACGTTAGGTTGCGCCTTCGCGTTCTGGAAGACGATGTTGTCGAACACGTAGCGGCGCGACACGTAGCCGGGGTTCAGGTACTCGTGGCGGCGCTGGCCCTTCATCGTCTCGGGGTTCACGCGTTTTGGGAAGGGGATGGTGACGAGGTCGCCCTTCGGGGAGGAGAAGGTGACGCCGTTTGCGAGGCCATGCGGCTCCTTTTCGACGTACTCGGTGAGACCGAGTTCGCTAAGGACCGAAATGGATTTGCCCGAGATCGCGTCCCCGCAGGTCTTGTCGCGCGGGAACGTGGCCCTGTCAAGAAGAAGCGTCTTGAGGCCGTGCCGGGAGAGGAACGCAGCGCAGCTTGAACCACCCGGTCCTCCGCCGACGACTATCGCGTCAAAATCGATTCCACTAGTAGGCGCCAAGGGTCGTCTCCAAGTTGGATAGTGGCTGGAGAAAGGGGCAGGTCACATGAACGTTTCGATTGTCAAGATGATGGTCGGCGGGGCCCAAGGGGCGAGATAGACGGATGAAGAGGGCGATGACGTCGCCGACAGCCCTACGTTTTCAGCCGCCGCCAGACCAATCCCGGCTTATCCGGTCTTTCCAGACGCTCCACAGGTATTCGCAATCGCTATTGGCCTCGATGTGCCGATAGAAGCCTAACCCCTCATCGGCCATGCTACGGTGGCAGAAGTCGCAAGTGCATACGCCGTTCGAATACATGGGTGAACCTCTTGGTCGTTTGCAGACTGCCACAAGAATCCGCGCTATTCTCGATAAACGTTTTGATTCCGATTGTCATCAAATGACCGACATTGCGTGAAAAACGCGGTCAAATGTCCTCCAGATTTCCGGCCTTGGTCCGGTCTCCTTGATGGGCGGCCCTCAGCGTGGCGCGGGCGGCCGTTTGTCGCACAACAAGCCTTATGAAGGGTCGAGCCGACTTATGCGACCGATGCGGGCCGCGGTTTCCCTAGCGACGGTGCTTATTTTCACGGCCGCCTCGGGCTGCGTGACGCAAGGGCCCGGAGGCGTCGATGCGAACTCGCTTTCCGGCCTGATTCCGGACGACCTCGCGGGCGTGGCCTCTGGTCTCACGATGAGACTTCCGGCCATCGTGGATCCCGAACGCTGGTCGGGCGAACCGTCCATCCTCGTGACGAAACACGGGACGATCCTCATCACGGGCGCTGGAGGCGCGACTCGTTATGCGACGAACCCCGCGGACGCTGCGACGGATGCCGGTCAAAGCTACATCTGGCGTAGCAGCGACGGCGGCAAGACGTGGGACTTCGTGGACCTTCTAGACATCATCCGCGCTCGAAACGCCGGGCCAGGCGTCGAATCGGACCTGGCGGCCGATTTCGCGGGCACCATCTATTTTCCCGACATGTCCGGTGCTTCCGTCTCGTTGGGCACGAGCTCCGATGACGGGAAGACGTGGCCGTTCGTGAACCCGATCGCCTCGACTCTGCCGGGAATCGACAGGCCGTGGGCCGCGGCGTCCCGCAATGGATTCGTCCATGTCTCGTTCCTCCAACTCGCCGCCGGTCACTACGTCTCAAGCTCGGCCAACAGCGGTTACACGTTCGACGCGCCTGTGAAGCTCGAAGGCTGCGGCGGAGTCGGCAACATCGCCGCCGACCCGGAGGCCGGCACCGTCTACCTCGCTTGCCTTAGCGGCGCCGACGTGAAACTCTTCCGCTCGCAAGACGGAGGCAAGACATTCGAATTGACCACTATCCACAGGGACCGCGGGAACTTCACCACCATCATCGGGCCCTGGGTCGACGCCGACAGCGACGGGATGGTCGCGATAACGTGGACGGAAGCGCGTCCCGAGGGCGGCTCGTCGGTCTACTACACGTTCAGTCGGGATTCAGGCAAGAGCTGGACCGAACCGCGCCGCGTCGACACGCTCGACGGGACCGCCATGATGGCCACGGTCGCGATCCATCATGACAGGCGTGCCGTCGTTGCCTGGTACGGCGCCGGCGAGGCCGGTTCGCCTGACTCTCTCGACGTGGATTGGTACGTCGTCATGGCCGCCATCGAGAACCCGGGAACGCCCGCCGAGACGATGACCGTCGGCGACGCCGTCGGCAAACCGATAAAACACGGGCCCATCTGTGGAAGTGGCCTTGGATGCGTCACGGACAACCGCGCGAAGGACCGCAACCTCCTCGACTTCTTCGAAGTGGACCTCGACGGTCAAGGAAAAGCGCATATTGCGTACACCGACGCTAGCGGCGCGGTGCCGCTCATCGGCTACGTCGGCGAGGCTTGAACCAGTGGGCGCAAACGCGGCGCCTGTCGTTCTTTCCGTACTAATGGTCCTATCCGGTTGCATCAGCGGGACCGGACCGGCCGGTGATGCCACTCGCTCGGAGCTCCTGGGCAGCGTCGAGCTTGCAACGCCACCCCCTCCGCTCGTTCTCGAGGCCTGCCGAGGCTTCCTTTTCGAATGGCCGGTGCCGGTCGAACGCCTCACGCCCCTCGTTCCCAGTCCTTTCAAGGTGAAGCCGCTCGTCGAACGCCAGACGCAAGAACGCTTACCGGCGGACCCGGTGGGACTACTCAACCTAGAGGTGATCGCGTGCGGCGAAAAAGGGGCGGTTGCCTACCTCGCGATCCTAGGGACCGATCTCGTTTCGCCCGCCGGAATGGATGCCGACACCGGTCGATCCCTGTACGTTTTCGATCTCTACGCCGGGGGCGAAGCGCTCGATTACTACGCGTTCTTCGGACATCCGCTCGAAAACGCCTCCGGCGACGTGGCCCTCACGAGTGCGGCCGGTGAATGGAACCGCGCCGTAACAACCATAGCCTCGGGAGGGCGCGAAATCTTCAGGAGCGAGGGCGCAAACGGCGCCGCACCCGAGGAATTCAACCCGCAGCGGCACTATTTCCGCCTCGAGCGCGACACCGTGTACCAGTTCGACGGCGGATGGCGGACCCACCTCACGGAAGGCTACGGGACGGTCACCTATGCCCCAGACTCAACGTTTGCAGGCGTCCTGCCCCACGAAGCGACGCCCGTGGACTATCACCTTCTCAACCCCGCCGCCTTCCAAGGGGCGATGAGATTGAGAGAAGCACCCGCGTGAGCACGCGTCAGCCCGGTGGGAGAGCGAAGGTTTTGTTCCCGCCCGCTACTTTGGCTTGTGCTCGCGAAACACCATCGCCCAGTGCGACAGTTCGTGCCCCAACTCCTCGAGGCGCACCCGCACCTTCGCGTTGGTGATCTCGCCAGTCATCTCGTCCGATTCGACGT belongs to Euryarchaeota archaeon and includes:
- the larB gene encoding nickel pincer cofactor biosynthesis protein LarB; the protein is MKRRNGMNGAHQAADAIRHVGDFARLDIDRENRTGIPEVVVAEGKTATQLEAIVGAYADARPRVIVSRIDRAEARRLRIPKGRSKEYNEAGRILVIAKKGSRTPLQRGIVAIVAAGTTDVGVAEEARVVAEEMGVRVETHYDVGVAGLTRLLAIVDKLKRADVIIAVAGREAALAPVVSGLVDKPVIGLPVSSGYGFGGKGEAALKAMLQSCSPITVTNIDAGFVAGACAAQIARNVWKAAGKGDQGIRRRAPLRKNGHEGK
- a CDS encoding exo-alpha-sialidase is translated as MRAAVSLATVLIFTAASGCVTQGPGGVDANSLSGLIPDDLAGVASGLTMRLPAIVDPERWSGEPSILVTKHGTILITGAGGATRYATNPADAATDAGQSYIWRSSDGGKTWDFVDLLDIIRARNAGPGVESDLAADFAGTIYFPDMSGASVSLGTSSDDGKTWPFVNPIASTLPGIDRPWAAASRNGFVHVSFLQLAAGHYVSSSANSGYTFDAPVKLEGCGGVGNIAADPEAGTVYLACLSGADVKLFRSQDGGKTFELTTIHRDRGNFTTIIGPWVDADSDGMVAITWTEARPEGGSSVYYTFSRDSGKSWTEPRRVDTLDGTAMMATVAIHHDRRAVVAWYGAGEAGSPDSLDVDWYVVMAAIENPGTPAETMTVGDAVGKPIKHGPICGSGLGCVTDNRAKDRNLLDFFEVDLDGQGKAHIAYTDASGAVPLIGYVGEA
- a CDS encoding biotin--[acetyl-CoA-carboxylase] ligase: MEARGRIATDWRIVRLGSIDSTNDEAKRLAESGAVHGTVVVARAQTAGRGRGARRWHSPEGGLWCSVLLREVPSGVLVLPMVFGVAAVDAVEKAAGRSCRLKWPNDIMLDGRKLGGILIEPRWKGPELDFCVCGVGMNVNNPPMELEAGRESSNLAGATTPDELLGALLDALATRLSENAAALKADYEVTCETFGKDVEVPRTYGGGRGRAVGVDIDGRLIVDTGGRRVVLSSLD
- a CDS encoding geranylgeranyl reductase family protein; the encoded protein is MAPTSGIDFDAIVVGGGPGGSSCAAFLSRHGLKTLLLDRATFPRDKTCGDAISGKSISVLSELGLTEYVEKEPHGLANGVTFSSPKGDLVTIPFPKRVNPETMKGQRRHEYLNPGYVSRRYVFDNIVFQNAKAQPNVTTYENFETTDLTWQDGKVTGVVGKHNGVEKRFTANVVVGADGALSVVAKKVGAFTEHDDHWIGALRIYYEGVTDVTENIEIHFVDSLLPGYFWIFPLENGMANVGSGMIQTDLKKARNGHKVNLKDETYKIIREHPMFKERFKNAKEVPGSFKGWKLPCGSEHRKLAGNGWVLVGDAAQLIDPFSGEGIGNALVSGHLAAETIASASKEKDFSEKRLQSYEANVWKTLDHELQASYRLQKIGRRTWLLNFVLRRAATRPKVREIISEMLADREKKAEFSSFWFYVKLLLA